attatgaacagaatctatgacaaagggcagccctggtgaagtccaacaccctcaggaaacgagtccgacttattgaCTGAACCGCTTGCAACaacagacaccccatactcccacagcacctcccacaggataccctgagggacgcggtcgaatgccttctccaagtccacaaaacacatgtagactggatgggcaaactcccacgcacgctcgaatatccttgagaggatgaagagctggtccagcattctgcgaccaggacgaaaactgcattgttcctcttgaatctgaggtttgactaacagacggaccctcctttccagcaccctggcatagaccttaccggggaggctgaggggtGTGATCCTCCAATAGTTGGAGCGCACGTTCTCCCATCTTAGAGATGGGGActaccaccccagtctgccaatccagtggcatcaccccagatctccacgcaatgttgcagaggcatgtcaaccaggACAGCCATACAACATctagagccttcaggaactcagagcaaatctcatccaccccaggggccctttcaccaaggagttgtttaaccacctcagtgacctcacccctaGTGATGgacgagtcatccccctcatccccagacactgtttccactacagaaggtgtgtcagagggattaaggaggtcctcgaagtatttcATCCACTGCctaactatagcctcagttgaagtcagcagcgccccacACACACTATAGACCGTGTGAGTacagcaccgctttcccctcttgagtcacctgatggtttgccagaattgcttcaaggcgatctgaaagtctttttccatggcctgactgaactcctcccacaccctagtttttgcttcagccaccgcCTGAGCTgtgttccacttggcctgctggtacccatcaggtttctctggagtcccacaagctaaccaagccccataggactccttcttcttgatggctcccttatcctccagtgaccaccatctggtttggggattaccaccatgacaggcaccaacgaccttgcagccacagctctgatcagcagcctcaacaatggaggtgtggaacatggtctgTTTCGACTCattgtcctcagcctccctcggaatgctgtcaaagttctgctggaggtgagaGTTAAAGAGCTAACGGACTGGAGCTTCTGCTAGGCGTTCCccgcgcaccctcacaatacgtttaggtgtgccaggtctgtccagcatcctcccctgccacctgatccaactcaccactaggtggtggtcagttgacagctcagctcctctcttcatctgagtgtccagaacatacggccgcagatgtgatgatacaattacaaaatcaatcatcaacctgtgacctagggtgtcctggtgccacatacacttatggacatccttatgtttgaacatgatgttagttatggacaaactgtggtttgcacagaagtccaataacaaaacaccatatGAGTTCAGATTAGGCAGGCCGTTCCACCGAATCACACCTCTCCAGGTCTCATTGTCATTACCCACgtgtgttgaagtctcccagcaggacgatggagtcaccggatggagcaccctcgagcaccccacccagtgactccaagaagggtgggtactctgaactgtcatttggcgcataagcacatgcaacagtcaggacccattccccggTCTCaaggcgcagggaagcaaccctctcgttTACCGGTGAAAACGCCAACGTACAGGCAGCGAGCCGAGGGGATACTTTCATCCCAGAGCCCTGCTGAgtcttttccttcactttccatgaacttgacagatttcctcaggcagctcatcacacctgtgtgataaggaaCGTTAGCAAATTCAGAAGGTATTTCcttcagaaaagactgaaactgcggtgatttaaacctttccCTCTTATAAAggtcactgtctgtgttacggtgcttatgACATTCTCTGTCTccaggactttgctgcacagTTTCCTGGTGTGTAACGCAGTGACGCattgtcagctcacctgtgcaggtttcCCTCTACATCTTCCCCTGCAtccgtcccaccaatccgctcttttcgcCATGTCACAGGCAGGGAAAAGCCACACGGGTTTATCTCCAATGTCAGCaatcaggtcctctgcctccccccgttttgaaaatttgttttccacttttagTTTGGCcattttgaggggggggggactaacttaaatgtcactgtaaaaaatgctgaccgatgtttttatcCGCTAATCagtgatcaatgtgtcattagAAAACAGGTTAGggcacaggtcttggcctgtgcagcagctgttgcagtgcatggTAATTAATAATAGCCATATGAAATTATCTCGCCGGCCGGATCAGGCCTcgcgggccttgagtttgacacatgtgCTGTAGAGCATGGATGATGGCTAACAGAAACTTTCCTTCTGAGAGCTGCTCCCCCTTGCTTTCAAAGCCATTTATCTTTGGGGAAACCTACATAGTATTAAAAATGTTACCCAAGCACTTAACAACAATCAGAGTAGTTAGTTCGGGGTAATTTAGTTAAGTAAGATTGACTTTGTCATTGTTTGGAGGCTGGTTTGTATATATccccttttactgtttgtaaacaatgatgatgtAGGTAGCGATGTGCGCGCATTTTGGAAACGGAAATAGAGTTCAATAGCGTTTCAGTCTACGAGAAAGGATTATCAATGaaagatcgtgaaaactacctgcaaaaattaattttgaccaccAGCAACCGACTCCGATCCCTGTGGTATGTTAACAAGTGGCCCAATATCCGTGGGCGGATATATAtgtgtatttggtggagaaaaCCAGTGTATACACCGGAGAGAAGTTGCAGCGCATttaagtcactggatgcttacaattatgttgtttgcGACCATGTACCGAACGCTAAATATCATGACACAGACtctgagttttgtgtcttgaaagcaaaagttcttccaagtcaaagacaaggaaacaggaccgctgtgtatgaggctcgggccattgtaaacaagtcagagaactacgtcctcacagcggattgtacctgcatggcagcaTGAGTACTTTTTCAAATTGCTTTTCTAGCTTGCTAAGAGTTTTCCggctgcagatattattgatttacaatgaaaaaaaaataatatatacatatactgttCTAGTCACACTGTAAGACTcgctcaaccattcatatgcGAGACTAGTCAGACTTTTATctggcactgcattttgtaatctatagtgcaattaaatattaatttaaaaatcaggactctctgagtccagcgatgcctcacctgtaaatagccatccacactacagtttaaaagccaaatagctTACCAGCTAATACTGtttagatacctgacatcccGGTATAAACAAAGGAAgttaaataactttacctgatataaaatgggcgctTCAAACATGAGCATtttctgatcgtgtcctcagtccaatttttatcagtacatttgatggcttgcaaccacagaGGCCTCTGTTTTCTCTCAAACAGCCGTGATCCCCTGGGAttcggtacaacttcagtccacttttggtagagtagaaattctgacagccaaacacacaacaaccacatattttgatgctgatatcgccTTTAAATCATGTTTAAATGCTGCCCAGTCTCcttgttcttattgatttgaatggagtagcagttcactACCGTTACCAAAATGCGCGCGCATCCTTTGATGACTTAGGCTGTAAGAGGGTCTATTGTCACGGCCTCGCACACTCCTTCACTTGATCGCcacgcacacacattttgtAATTTGTCATTATTGcagttgaacttttttttttttttgatttttcgGCTTTGTTTACAGAAAAGTGTtttaaagaacttttttttttttttaatttggaggGGGGACAGGAAGTACGTAAATTTTTGCGCATGTGTAAAACGAACCGTGTCCTGTCAGTCAACGTTGAGGgttgaaaataatttgtttctgtttcGTGTGCACTCAGTTAGGTTTgactattttttaattattatttttcactttaattttcagTCTCCCTTCCACCAGGGACATTTTCAGGGGGACAGGACATACCTGTGACTTCCAGCAATGTCAGATAGCTCGGTTATCCAATTAACGTTGCCGCAGTTGGACGGGGGCTCGAGGAGGATTCGTTTTATTTACCTGCTGGGTCTGACGTCGTTCAGACTGACAGAGTGCACCGAAGAGGTGAGTTAATGGTTATCAGGTGGTTCTGCTCTTATAGAGAAGTGGTGGTGGATCACCACGAGCATAGTGAACAGATCTCCATCCATGACGGTCCCAGACTTTTGGACAACATACTGATAATgattaacattaaaataatgtaGTAACAAACAAAAGTATTTTAGGCTTGATTTAAAAGCTCTAACACAATACGacagttttaaaattttagtttaCCAACATATATTCAtcggtcactttattaggtacacgtTGATATTGTCGGGTTGGACAAACTTTTGCCTCGAGAACTGACCTAATTCTTCGTGGCTGAGATTCTGATCAGTTTAAAGTTCAGTAGGTCACCTTGACCATGTCTGAATGGCTAAATACATtgggctgctgccatgtgattggctggttaaGATATTTTGCAGctatctgcagcagctgaataTATGTACATAATAAAGTGGCCGGTGTTATCGTCAGGCTTCATATGGAGGTGGCTCGATATTCATCCTCTCTTTCAGGGTTCAACGATTCCTCTCTATTTGGGAGCCGATCTCCTCTCAAATACTGATGTCCGTACGGAGAACCATCCCAGATACCACGCCAAGTTCGCCAAGAAAGGCCTTGCgacaaaaataactttttccTCAGGTAAAATGTAGACATACCATGGGGGTTGAACATAGCGTACACCAGTGGCTCTCAAACTGCGGTGCAAACAATCAGATGAAACAAATATGACTGAGGTGAAGGaatatcattatttttttagggGGAAAACATAAATAACTTCATGCTATTGCACTGATGTTATGAACATctttttttaagtaaacattAAAGAATTACCAGGGCGCACACAATGTCACACTTATTCCCCTGATTTTGTTTAAGCTTTCAGGTTTCACGGGTTGAAGGTACCTTCTGCAAATAACAGCCTGTGGTTCTACAGCATTCAGGGACTGTTTCGAGTCGCCTTTGAGATGTACAGCAAGCAAGAGCAGCTTGCGGTGCTGGAGAACTTCCAGGTACacattgtgtatatgtgttaattttatttttatatcactATACATGTTTTAATAACGTCTGTCTTCCAGGACGTCTGGAAAGCACAGATCAGTGACAGCCCTCTGCAAGTGAGTTACAACCTCAGCATGCAGCTGGACTCTTCAGGGTCTCTCAGCCAGTGTGACACACAACCAAGGGATCCAATTTCACAAACTCCTTATTGCCAGACTGACAAGGAGCTGGTACATGTTAGTTGCATGGACACAGCTGATACATCAGCAGATCatgattattgttttttccccaAGCAGAGCTTACAATCTGAGCAAAGACAACCAGTTATAGCTACAGTGAGACAAAAATTGCACAGCTTGGATGAACAGTTCTCGTCCATAACTCAGAGCTGCTCAGAGCAGCTGGAGACCATCTTGCTGCTCCTGGAGAACATTGATCGTTACATAAATGGGAATCTTGAAGAAAAGGATGCGACAGAGACTGTGCTGGCCCTGCTAAAGGCGAAAGACTGGGGCCCGGTGTATTCAAGCTGCTTGCTTACTTGTGTAGGACAGTGGCTTGGCCAGCAGTTTCATGCAGCCAACAGCAGCATCAGCCAGAAAGTGGAGGGCTTTAAATTTCAGCATATTGAGCGTATCAGTGACTTGCCACCTGCTGAGGAACTAGCCACAGAGCTCTTCCCTGAAGCCATGCAGACACTGCTGCTTCACTGGATGGGCTTAAGTGAGGAATCCAACATTGAAAAGAGACACAGCGAATACCCAATCCTGCTCCTCATCCTCGAGTTTGCCAACCACAACCTCATCACTGGTGTGGCTCATGTGTTGTACTCCAGTCTTATATGCAAGTAAAAGTGGATTTTCACGAGTATCAAcacaacctgtttttttttttttttaacaacttgttatattcaaataaaagtttatttttggcatgcatatatttacatattaacCTTCTAAGGTTGGGTAACAACTAGGGCAAGGTTTagtcaaaaacatttgttacacagtactgtgcaaaagtctaaaGCATCTCTTTTGCTATAAAAAGGGAAATGGATGGAGAAATAGATCAATAGAAATACAGCCTGTGATATGGCAAAAAACAATTTGTAAacttctaacaagcttgaaagtcagtatttgattATGACCACCTTTGTTAATATTCCACTGTTTTCCTATCCAGGTATGCCTTTACAGCATTGGCagtgtatttgggatcattgtcatgcttgCATGGTAGATCAAAATCTTCTGCATTTTTAACGCCATCAGTTCGAACAAGCTctcaccactggctgaaatgcaggcCCATGGTATTTTACAGATGGTTGTAGGCACTCACTGTAGTACCCCTCTCCTGACcacctctgtacatactgacaatcatttaaaaaatgtatttcaattTTAGAttaatcactccataagacctgtggCCACTAATTTTTCTGTCTAGTTCAtatgtaatgtggcataccccAGCCTTTTCTCGCTGTTTCACTTCCTTAAGCACGGCTTtgtgacagccacccttccactgagagcatttctgtgtctttggtgaacagcagatggatcaactgaaggaccaAATtaatctctcaggtcctgtgtcaggtctttgctcaatttgttcctatttcttaaggatgtGACTTCTAGATACGGTTTATCTACaatagtttttaggcctgccacttcttttgtccttgttCAATTCCtcaaaaaagactttttttagGATACACGTCACATTATGCtcagatatgccaagttttcagtgAATAGCTTTTTGGTAATCACCTTGTTGATGCAAAACTGCTATTTTATGCATGTCAAattgttatctttggcatttttcatagatttaaagaaatgagaacaaataatttttttacaaCAGGTTGCTAGTAAAgtacctaaagatacaatttaaaactagtTGGGTGCCtctttatgcttgaatgattcataggtcagtgttaagtggcttaaaaaaacaaccaaaacattcctctgaaaatggtcaggtacaacgactgaactgaaaatgaggggaaaagcagaactattactcaagaccactttaaaaaaaatacaacacagtCCTCCTATGTTACTCTTTGCAagcaaagtatttaaaaaaaaaaaaaagtagctcaagactttttcacagtgttGAATAAACGGATGCTGGAAACATACAGATTATAAGCAATGTTACTTTCCCAGGATCCCCTTAATTTGTAGCAACTGTTATTACCCACATGTATCGCATATAAAATCCAGTACTGTGACGTATTATAAAACCTTTTTTCAGACACAAAACTAATTTATTTAAAGAATGTTTGAACCATAATTATTCCTGCCATGCTCATCTCTCTACAGGACAATTCAGAAGACTGTATGTATTACAACCCATCCGCTAATACAGAGAATACATATTGCATTTTATACAAGGTGTTTCTGCCAATCAGGAGAAGAGAAACTAAAGGATTCTGATTATGCTACTTTGACCTCAGATACCTTTTGCTAATGGATGTAAACAGTGTTCACTTGAACCACATATTTAGTTTATGTTCAAACAATCACATCAATATACATTTgacttgttttttaaaaagttagcaCATTATTCAAAACATATGCACTTTTTTATCCAGCATCAACCCAACAAAATGATGCTTCCTTTTCCAGAGATGTACAGATTAATAAACACTGAGACAAACTCAGCAACTGGCTATTTACAATGTTCCAATATGTGAGACCTTTGtctttaaataaattacatatTCAGAGCAACATCCGTGAAAGCTTTAGGGCTAGCAATGAATTGGGAGTCCCATACGATCAAGAGTGGCAACGACAACCAGTTTGGCACTACATGGAATCCATTCCACGTGAGAATGAGGAGGAAAAGCCGAGGCCCATTCCcctctgagtgtgtgtctgagaacGAGCCATCTCATACTGAACATCAAGGTTCCTAAACATCTCCTCCTGCTTCTGAAGAGTCTTGATGCCTTCATCGTTGAGTGGTTTGGCAGCTTCCACTTCGTCATCTCCCTGCAGAGACAAAACCATTCAGTTTAAATTTAATGAGTTGTAGCTTGAAAAGCTAAAAGTGGTGGAcctgacctaaaaaaaaaaaaaaaaaaaagctgattaaaataacagttttacTTACTTTAATACCCATCAGTTTGCGAAATTTAACATTTTGGTCCTTGTTTCCAAAGTTAAGCTTCTCCCACAGCTCCGCTGTCTGGGACTTCTCcttagaaaataataataataaataaaaaaatcttgtaatttatgacattttaaaagtttgttGAGTCAACTTAAAGAAAGAAGGCAGAGAGTACTAATGTATTGATTAAAACCACCAGCAAAAATCAGATCTTACCCCATCCTTTTTTCCCTGCCATagcattttcctcttcttctcctgctctGCAAACTTCATTGGATTTACAGCAGACGGGTTATAGTAGCTGGGCACGGCAATACCAGTCTCTGCCAGTGTCTTTGCTTGTAGGGCCGCCATCTGTGCTGCCATGGCGATCTGAGGCGTAACCTGCGTCCCAGAGGCCAGGAGAGCTGCCACATTGAGGGCGGGGTTtgaggcagctgctgcagctgcagccgctgctgcaaacaaaacacagaccaACATGATGAACTGAATCGTGAGTCAGCTTCTCAAGTTTCAAAACTCTGCATGGTTAGCACTTCTCACCTGCGGCTATctcctgctgttgctgctgctgtttctcaaACATTTCCTTCTCCTTCTGCTCCTGTAGTTTCTTCGCTCTCTCCAGCCTGGGAAGAAGACTGAAGActatttagttcaattggttaaaatgaacaaaatctcTCCACCCAGACATAAACCATGAATGCTGAAAAGACACCAGGAGATTCTTACAACCACTAATCTATAAAAgccatactgtatttttgttttataaaactTTCCACCAGCAGGGGGAGTGGAGACGCCGCTAATGAGGccagtgtatttatttcatcagtggcttccacatttgcctaacaaatCCCTGGTTCAGTCCCAGGAGCAGACAAATCTCttgggggttgtgtcaggaagaggAGAGCAACCTCTGGTGGCAAcctcttgtgaataagggaggaGTTTCTCATTTAATTAGTGACTTCACCTGAGACAGGTGCTGCAGTGGAGAATGAGAATGGAGAATGAAAGCAAACAGTTTTTGACTGTGCTGTACCTTCCTGTTTcccactttcttttttcctttgcacAAGAGCCAGCAAGAGCTGCCAGAGGATACCAAACTCCATGATGGGACCCAGCAGGAGGATTTGAACTATTTAATGTCTTCTTGTACCAGAGTCCTTTACATCTTAGATTGATATAATGATGCTAAAGCTTCTGCTAGCTCTCTTTCTGCTCCCACATTTTCTGAAACCAGCCACTCATCATTTCTTCTCTTAGCTACAAATTTAACTACCTCTTATGAACAACATTACTATCTAACAAGTGCAATATGAATGAGAAGTCTGACAGCAGCCACAAATTGTGGTATTAAACTTCCATCTGAGATGCAATaataaatgtcttaatttttgGGTTGGGGTTTaaacgtttaaaaaaaacaaaaaaaaaacactgctttaaAGCTGTAACAGCCAATTATGCACACTGCAACTGCCCGTCAGTCATTTTCTTACCTTCTTGCCAGCGCCTCTTGAGCATCCATGGCTGTGTTTCGGCCCCGGAAGGCAGGTGGACTAACAGTTCTGCTTCGACTCTTCCTGCGCACCTTTTCAGTCCTTTTCTTTCGTTCCCTGGAGATAAAACCCAGTCAGTCAACAAAAATACTGTTAATGATGTAAAATCTAAGacgaaaaaaaaagtccaaaagtgCTTCATCGCTGATGCTCTCATTTCAGCTAAGCCCACCTGCTCTTACTGCGACTTCTGCTATGGTGACGGTGTTTGGTCCTTGAACCTGAGCGAGACCtggccttcttcttcttgtcccGGCTGCGTGATCTTGATCGCCGCTTGTCCCTACTTCTGCTGTGGTGCCGTCTGAAAGCAACATTAATAAAATGACTCAAATGCAACCAATTCAAACAAGTAATCTAACCATTCTTGGCACACTTGTGTGCAAAGTTCAATAAATAACTCAGCAGAAGCTACAGCCAGTAAGGAGACTTGCTCCTTTCTTCACTGCTCACTTTATTGAGCAGACTGACCTCTCTCTGGACTGTGATCTGGACAGGCTCCGGCCCTTCGAGGACTTCCTGTCCTTGCGCCTGGATCGCTCCTCCCCGTTCTCTGCTGAAAGTCTCTCTTGCAGTTCATCTGTTTTTCGGTGTGATTTCGATGGCTTCTCAGAATCCCTCTTTCGTGCCTGTTTTAAGAAGAAGTTGTCTCTTTCAGGAAAATAGTGCAACAAAAA
This sequence is a window from Archocentrus centrarchus isolate MPI-CPG fArcCen1 chromosome 9, fArcCen1, whole genome shotgun sequence. Protein-coding genes within it:
- the LOC115785503 gene encoding uncharacterized protein LOC115785503, giving the protein MSDSSVIQLTLPQLDGGSRRIRFIYLLGLTSFRLTECTEEGSTIPLYLGADLLSNTDVRTENHPRYHAKFAKKGLATKITFSSAFRFHGLKVPSANNSLWFYSIQGLFRVAFEMYSKQEQLAVLENFQDVWKAQISDSPLQVSYNLSMQLDSSGSLSQCDTQPRDPISQTPYCQTDKELVHVSCMDTADTSADHDYCFFPKQSLQSEQRQPVIATVRQKLHSLDEQFSSITQSCSEQLETILLLLENIDRYINGNLEEKDATETVLALLKAKDWGPVYSSCLLTCVGQWLGQQFHAANSSISQKVEGFKFQHIERISDLPPAEELATELFPEAMQTLLLHWMGLSEESNIEKRHSEYPILLLILEFANHNLITGVAHVLYSSLICK
- the rsrc2 gene encoding arginine/serine-rich coiled-coil protein 2 isoform X3 produces the protein MSASDNDSVDLTRSGSPVHHRKKHMESSKSPRSSKHHHSRSRSRSRDRKRDRKYRRSRSRSKEARKRDSEKPSKSHRKTDELQERLSAENGEERSRRKDRKSSKGRSLSRSQSRERRHHSRSRDKRRSRSRSRDKKKKARSRSGSRTKHRHHSRSRSKSRERKKRTEKVRRKSRSRTVSPPAFRGRNTAMDAQEALARRLERAKKLQEQKEKEMFEKQQQQQQEIAAAAAAAAAAASNPALNVAALLASGTQVTPQIAMAAQMAALQAKTLAETGIAVPSYYNPSAVNPMKFAEQEKKRKMLWQGKKDGEKSQTAELWEKLNFGNKDQNVKFRKLMGIKGDDEVEAAKPLNDEGIKTLQKQEEMFRNLDVQYEMARSQTHTQRGMGLGFSSSFSRGMDSM
- the rsrc2 gene encoding arginine/serine-rich coiled-coil protein 2 isoform X1, which codes for MSASDNDSVDLTRSGSPVHHRKKHMESSKSPRSSKHHHSRSRSRSRDRKRDRKYRRSRSRSKEARKRDSEKPSKSHRKTDELQERLSAENGEERSRRKDRKSSKGRSLSRSQSRERRHHSRSRDKRRSRSRSRDKKKKARSRSGSRTKHRHHSRSRSKSRERKKRTEKVRRKSRSRTVSPPAFRGRNTAMDAQEALARSLLPRLERAKKLQEQKEKEMFEKQQQQQQEIAAAAAAAAAAASNPALNVAALLASGTQVTPQIAMAAQMAALQAKTLAETGIAVPSYYNPSAVNPMKFAEQEKKRKMLWQGKKDGEKSQTAELWEKLNFGNKDQNVKFRKLMGIKGDDEVEAAKPLNDEGIKTLQKQEEMFRNLDVQYEMARSQTHTQRGMGLGFSSSFSRGMDSM
- the rsrc2 gene encoding arginine/serine-rich coiled-coil protein 2 isoform X2, with protein sequence MSASDNDSVDLTRSGSPVHHRKKHMESSKSPRSSKHHHSRSRSRSRDRKRDRKYRRSRSRSKEARKRDSEKPSKSHRKTDELQERLSAENGEERSRRKDRKSSKGRSLSRSQSRERRHHSRSRDKRRSRSRSRDKKKKARSRSGSRTKHRHHSRSRSKSRERKKRTEKVRRKSRSRTVSPPAFRGRNTAMDAQEALARSLLPRLERAKKLQEQKEKEMFEKQQQQQQEIAAAAAAAAAASNPALNVAALLASGTQVTPQIAMAAQMAALQAKTLAETGIAVPSYYNPSAVNPMKFAEQEKKRKMLWQGKKDGEKSQTAELWEKLNFGNKDQNVKFRKLMGIKGDDEVEAAKPLNDEGIKTLQKQEEMFRNLDVQYEMARSQTHTQRGMGLGFSSSFSRGMDSM
- the rsrc2 gene encoding arginine/serine-rich coiled-coil protein 2 isoform X4, whose protein sequence is MSASDNDSVDLTRSGSPVHHRKKHMESSKSPRSSKHHHSRSRSRSRDRKRDRKYRRSRSRSKEARKRDSEKPSKSHRKTDELQERLSAENGEERSRRKDRKSSKGRSLSRSQSRERRHHSRSRDKRRSRSRSRDKKKKARSRSGSRTKHRHHSRSRSKSRERKKRTEKVRRKSRSRTVSPPAFRGRNTAMDAQEALARRLERAKKLQEQKEKEMFEKQQQQQQEIAAAAAAAAAASNPALNVAALLASGTQVTPQIAMAAQMAALQAKTLAETGIAVPSYYNPSAVNPMKFAEQEKKRKMLWQGKKDGEKSQTAELWEKLNFGNKDQNVKFRKLMGIKGDDEVEAAKPLNDEGIKTLQKQEEMFRNLDVQYEMARSQTHTQRGMGLGFSSSFSRGMDSM